The Corallococcus silvisoli genome contains a region encoding:
- the gmd gene encoding GDP-mannose 4,6-dehydratase — MAKRALITGITGQDGSYLAELLLKKGYEVHGMVRRSSEEKFERIAHLQGKVQLHQGDLLDQFSLAALLNLTQPDEVYNLAAQSFVPTSWNQPVLTGEFTALGVTKMLEAIRHTRPQVRFYQASSSEMFGKVLEVPQTEDTPFYPRSPYGVAKAYGHHITVNYRESFKLFAVSGILFNHESPRRGLEFVTRKVTYNVARIKLGLQETLPMGNLDAKRDWGFAGDYVDAMWRMLQQDTPEDFVVATNETHTVRELVEIAFGRVGLDWQKHVKIDPAFVRPAEVDLLIGDYKKAKEKLGWEPTVRFKQLVEMMVDADLERVKAGQR; from the coding sequence AGCTGCTCCTGAAGAAGGGCTACGAGGTGCACGGCATGGTGCGCCGCTCTTCCGAGGAGAAGTTCGAGCGCATCGCGCACCTCCAGGGGAAGGTGCAGCTGCACCAGGGCGACCTGCTGGATCAGTTCTCGCTGGCGGCCCTGTTGAACCTCACCCAGCCGGACGAGGTCTACAACCTGGCGGCGCAGTCCTTCGTGCCCACCAGCTGGAACCAGCCGGTGCTCACCGGTGAGTTCACGGCGCTGGGCGTGACGAAGATGCTGGAGGCCATCCGGCACACCCGTCCGCAGGTGCGCTTCTACCAGGCGTCCTCCAGCGAGATGTTCGGCAAGGTGCTGGAAGTGCCCCAGACGGAGGACACGCCCTTCTACCCGCGCAGCCCGTACGGCGTGGCGAAGGCGTACGGCCACCACATCACGGTGAACTACCGCGAGTCCTTCAAGCTCTTCGCGGTGAGCGGCATCCTCTTCAACCACGAGTCGCCCCGCCGCGGCCTGGAGTTCGTCACGCGCAAGGTCACGTACAACGTGGCGCGCATCAAGCTGGGCCTCCAGGAGACGCTGCCCATGGGCAACCTGGACGCCAAGCGCGACTGGGGCTTCGCGGGCGACTACGTGGACGCCATGTGGCGCATGCTCCAGCAGGACACGCCGGAGGACTTCGTCGTCGCCACCAACGAGACGCACACCGTGCGGGAGCTGGTGGAGATCGCCTTCGGCCGCGTGGGCCTGGACTGGCAGAAGCACGTGAAGATCGACCCCGCGTTCGTGCGCCCCGCGGAGGTGGACCTGCTCATCGGCGACTACAAGAAGGCGAAGGAGAAGCTGGGCTGGGAGCCCACGGTGCGCTTCAAGCAGCTGGTGGAGATGATGGTCGACGCCGACCTGGAACGCGTCAAGGCAGGGCAGCGGTAA
- a CDS encoding GDP-mannose 4,6-dehydratase encodes MRVLVTGADGFVGRHACAALRAAGDEVVEVHGPRGEGISSTALHFDIADEAKVKAAVAEVKPEAVLHLAGFSSVAKSHQNPARVFAVNTMGVVHLLTALRESAPKARVLVVGSGEVYGPVAEGTRALETHPHVPLSPYAASKSAAELAGEQFFRSYGMEIILARPFNHLGAGQDPTFVVPSFAAQIRAIALGTVDPLLRTGNLDAIRDFSHVKDVVDAYRLLLQRGEAGQAYNVCSGEGRTIRSLLEEMLQLSGVQARIELDPARLRPSDIPSLVGSPDKLRALGWTPKLTVADALRDVLGPRVTSH; translated from the coding sequence ATGCGCGTCCTCGTCACGGGAGCGGACGGATTCGTCGGTCGGCATGCCTGCGCGGCCCTTCGGGCAGCCGGCGACGAAGTGGTGGAGGTGCATGGACCCCGGGGCGAGGGCATCAGCAGCACCGCCCTGCATTTCGACATCGCCGACGAGGCGAAGGTCAAGGCGGCGGTCGCCGAGGTGAAGCCGGAGGCGGTGCTGCACCTGGCCGGCTTCAGCTCCGTGGCCAAGAGTCACCAGAACCCCGCGCGCGTCTTCGCGGTGAACACCATGGGCGTGGTGCACCTGCTCACCGCGCTGCGCGAGAGCGCCCCGAAGGCCCGCGTGCTGGTGGTGGGCTCCGGGGAGGTCTACGGCCCCGTCGCCGAGGGCACCCGCGCCCTGGAGACCCACCCGCACGTGCCGCTGAGCCCCTACGCCGCGTCGAAGTCCGCCGCGGAGCTGGCCGGGGAGCAGTTCTTCCGCAGCTACGGCATGGAGATCATCCTCGCGCGGCCCTTCAACCACCTGGGCGCGGGCCAGGACCCCACGTTCGTGGTGCCGTCGTTCGCGGCCCAGATTCGCGCCATCGCGCTGGGCACGGTGGATCCGCTGCTGCGCACGGGCAACCTGGACGCCATCCGCGACTTCTCGCACGTGAAGGACGTGGTGGACGCGTACCGGCTGCTGCTCCAGCGCGGCGAGGCGGGGCAGGCCTACAACGTCTGCAGCGGCGAGGGCCGCACCATCCGGAGCTTGCTGGAGGAGATGCTCCAGCTGTCCGGCGTGCAGGCGCGCATCGAGCTGGATCCCGCGCGGCTGCGCCCCTCGGACATCCCCAGCCTCGTGGGCTCGCCGGACAAGCTGCGCGCGCTGGGCTGGACCCCGAAGCTCACCGTCGCGGACGCGCTGCGCGACGTGCTGGGCCCCCGGGTGACGTCGCACTGA
- a CDS encoding NADAR family protein → MGTRSRRFTFFWREDSPFSQWHPTLFEVEGVRYTCAEQYMMAGKARLFGDTRVLEQVLRAATPKQHKALGRKVSPFDAGLWERERERIVYEGNHAKFTQHRDLLDALLATAGTELVEASPLDRIWGVGLGVEDPRIQDPTRWRGLNLLGQVLTRLREDLLARGHGPVRT, encoded by the coding sequence ATGGGGACGCGGTCTAGGCGGTTCACGTTCTTCTGGCGCGAAGACTCACCGTTCTCACAGTGGCACCCCACCCTGTTCGAGGTGGAGGGCGTCCGCTACACGTGCGCGGAGCAGTACATGATGGCGGGCAAGGCGCGCCTGTTCGGGGACACGCGCGTGCTGGAGCAGGTGCTGCGCGCCGCCACGCCGAAGCAACACAAGGCGCTGGGCCGCAAGGTGAGCCCGTTCGACGCGGGGCTCTGGGAGCGCGAGCGCGAGCGCATCGTCTACGAGGGCAACCACGCGAAGTTCACCCAGCACCGCGACCTGCTGGACGCGCTGCTCGCCACGGCGGGGACGGAGCTGGTGGAGGCCAGTCCGCTGGACCGCATCTGGGGCGTGGGCCTGGGCGTGGAGGATCCACGCATCCAGGACCCCACCCGCTGGCGGGGGTTGAACCTGCTGGGCCAGGTGCTCACCCGGCTGCGCGAGGACCTGCTCGCGCGGGGGCACGGGCCCGTCAGAACTTGA